The following coding sequences are from one Shumkonia mesophila window:
- a CDS encoding TetR/AcrR family transcriptional regulator, with protein sequence MTNHAAKPDARSKLLDAALVVIRTKGYSATTVDELCATAGVTKGAFFHHFKSKDALGVAAAEHWSEITGALFAKAPYHNHADPLDRVLGYVAFRKALLQGGVPEFTCLVGTMVQETYETSPAIRDACERSISGHAATLEADIEAAMRDRRLSPPWTAKSLALHTQAVLQGAFILAKAKGGAEIAADSIDHLTRYLELLFSSETIDPQT encoded by the coding sequence ATGACCAACCACGCAGCAAAACCGGACGCCCGATCGAAGCTGCTCGATGCCGCGCTGGTGGTGATCCGCACCAAAGGCTATTCCGCCACCACGGTCGACGAGCTCTGCGCGACCGCCGGAGTCACCAAGGGCGCCTTCTTCCATCACTTCAAGAGCAAGGATGCGCTCGGCGTCGCCGCCGCGGAGCATTGGTCGGAAATCACCGGCGCTCTGTTCGCCAAAGCGCCATATCACAATCATGCCGATCCGCTCGATCGTGTCCTCGGCTATGTCGCGTTTCGCAAGGCGCTGCTGCAAGGCGGCGTGCCCGAGTTCACCTGTCTCGTCGGCACCATGGTGCAGGAAACCTATGAAACCAGTCCGGCCATCCGCGATGCCTGCGAGCGCAGCATCAGCGGCCATGCCGCGACGCTGGAAGCCGACATCGAAGCGGCGATGCGGGATCGGCGCCTGTCGCCCCCCTGGACCGCCAAGTCGCTGGCGCTCCACACCCAGGCCGTTCTCCAGGGGGCGTTCATTCTCGCCAAGGCCAAGGGCGGCGCGGAGATTGCCGCCGACAGCATCGATCATCTCACCCGGTATCTGGAGCTGCTTTTCAGTTCGGAGACCATCGACCCCCAAACCTGA